GGGCGATCTCGGCCTCGACCGAAGCTTTCTTCGCCCAGGCAAAGAACTCGGGATCGTCGTAGATCTTGGACGACGGCCCCCCCGGGAACACGACGATGTCGGGCCTGGGCGCGTCCTGAATGGAGTACGAAGGCGCCACCCACAGACCCTGCGCGTTCAAAGGCTGCTTGTTCTTCGAGACGATGTAGACCCTGAATGCCGGCTCGCCGTTGGCGCTGCCAAAGTTGGCGGCGTCGTTGTAGACCTCGAACGGACCGGTCCAGTCGAGCGGCTCGGCGTTCTCGTAGACCACGATCGCGACGTTGCGCGTGTAGGGCTTCGCCTGCGCGGTCGCGGCGGCGAGCCCCGCGATCAGGGTGAACAGGGCGATGAGCTTCATGACGTCCTCCTCTTCGGGTCCGTGGCGCCGCGGCCACGCGGCCGCCGCCGCTCACACCTTCGAACCTGCCCGAGGCCGCGTCCACGAAGGAGCAGCCAACCGCTCGAGGGGTGCGGCGAACCGGCGGGGGGCGGCGCCTGGCGATCAGCGCGCGCGGCGGATGGGGTCGAGCAGGCGCTCGAATTCCTCGCGGCGCGCGCGGCTCAGCCGCACGCGCGTCCCATCGGCCAGTAGCAGCTCGCGGTCGCCGTGCTGGAGCGCGTGAATCTCCCGCACCCGATCGAGCGCGATGATGGCCGAGCGATGGACGCGGAAGAAGCGCTGCGGATCGAGACGCTCGGCCAGCTCGTTCAGCGTTTCGCGAAGCAAATGGGTCTCGCCGCCGGCGTGGATCTCGGCGTAGTAGTCGGCGGCGCCGATCCAGTCGATGGCGTCCACGTCGATCACGTGAGTGCGGCCGCGGTCGCGCACCAGGATGCGGCGCGTCTCCCGCGAATGCTCGCGCAGCAGCGCGCCGAGCTGCGGGCTGCCCGGCTGGCCGGCGCGGCGGAGCATCGCAAGCGCCTTGGCGCGCGCCAGCGCGTGCGCGAACCGCTCGTCCGAGATCGGCTTCAGCAGATAGTCGATGGCATGGACGTCGAACGCGCGCAGCGCGTGGTCGGAATGCGCGGTGACGAACACCACGGCCGGAGCGCGATCGATCCCGATCTGGTCGAGGAGCTCAAAGCCGTCCACCTCGGGCATCTGGACGTCGAGGAACAGGATGTCGGGCCGGGTGCGTTCGACTTCGGCGGCGCCGTCGGCGCCCGCGCACTCTCCCACCACCGTCGCCTCCGGATCGCCCGCCAGCAAGAGTCGGATCGCCTGACGGGCGAGCGGCTCGTCGTCCACGATCAGCACGCGCCATGGCTCGCTCACGGCGCCTCGCTCCACGGAATCACGGCGCGCGCCATCACTCCGCCATCCTCCTCGAGCAGCTCGAACCGGGCGCGATCGCCGTACATCTGTCGGAGCCGCGATCGGGTGGAGCGAAGCCCGATGCCTTCTCGCCGCTGGCCATGGAGCCGGCCGGTGTTGAAGATCTCGATTCGCAGCTCGTCGCCCGCCCGGCGCGCGCGCATCGTCACCCTCCCCGGCGCGCGACGCGACGCGATTCCGTGCTGGATCGTGTTCTCGGCCAGCGGTTGGAGCAGCAGCACCGGTACCGCGGCGCGCCGCGTCTCGGGCGGAAAATCGAGCTCGACCTGAAGACGGTCCGCGAAGCGCAGCCGCTGGATGTCGAAATATCGCTCGACCATGCCGGCCTCGTCCTCGAGCGGGACGCGCGATCCGTCGGCGCGATCGAGCGAGTAGCGCAGCAGGTCCGAGAGGCCGGCGATCATGCCGATCGCCTCGGCCGATTGGCCGCAGCGCACCAGCGAGCTGATCGCGTTCAGAGTATTGAAGAGGAAGTGCGGCTGAATCTGAAGGCGAAGCGCGTGGAGTCTCGCTTCAGCCAACGAGGTCTCGAGTTGCGCGGCGCGGCGCTCGCGGTCGCGCTCCCGTTCGGCGCTCTCCCGGGTGTAGTGAGCGAGCACCACCAGCCCATAGAGCACCAGTTCGAGCGGCAGAACTCCAATCGTGACCTTGCGGTAGCGGGG
This region of Candidatus Sulfotelmatobacter sp. genomic DNA includes:
- a CDS encoding LytTR family DNA-binding domain-containing protein — its product is MSEPWRVLIVDDEPLARQAIRLLLAGDPEATVVGECAGADGAAEVERTRPDILFLDVQMPEVDGFELLDQIGIDRAPAVVFVTAHSDHALRAFDVHAIDYLLKPISDERFAHALARAKALAMLRRAGQPGSPQLGALLREHSRETRRILVRDRGRTHVIDVDAIDWIGAADYYAEIHAGGETHLLRETLNELAERLDPQRFFRVHRSAIIALDRVREIHALQHGDRELLLADGTRVRLSRARREEFERLLDPIRRAR
- a CDS encoding histidine kinase — protein: MLSRTTRIGLSVAGFWALFGAISGLQIQISMLAHHHSWLALIGYQTLVWSVWTGYTAAISGLLRGIPLRPASPVRVALHCIVALAFATLHTALWVGAELWLKPYDFMNPTAFMPRYRKVTIGVLPLELVLYGLVVLAHYTRESAERERDRERRAAQLETSLAEARLHALRLQIQPHFLFNTLNAISSLVRCGQSAEAIGMIAGLSDLLRYSLDRADGSRVPLEDEAGMVERYFDIQRLRFADRLQVELDFPPETRRAAVPVLLLQPLAENTIQHGIASRRAPGRVTMRARRAGDELRIEIFNTGRLHGQRREGIGLRSTRSRLRQMYGDRARFELLEEDGGVMARAVIPWSEAP